The Mycolicibacterium smegmatis genome has a window encoding:
- a CDS encoding ABC transporter permease yields MQHDALAPLCAHIPEGEPMTTVLPQRAATVPQSPRRRTSTPSPGRRRVILHALQGGIVLSALAAWELGARSGSISSFLFGSPSAVWNVLYKRAVSGELWSDIGVTSSEVILGFLVGAVGGSALGLLLWYSQFVADLTAPFIAAIGSIPVLAVAPLTIIWFGTEMTSKVVIVAFSCVVVSLTTSYSGARRTDPDLVNLMKSFGATRSQIFRKLVVPSAMSWVVSGLKLNIGFALVGAIVGEYISSDAGVGHMILRGSSNFTITLVIAGIAIVMVMVLVFNILVAGLERILGRHQKS; encoded by the coding sequence GTGCAGCATGACGCCCTGGCACCTCTATGTGCGCACATCCCCGAAGGAGAGCCGATGACCACCGTACTGCCTCAGCGAGCCGCCACCGTTCCGCAATCGCCCCGACGCCGCACCTCGACACCGTCCCCGGGCAGAAGGCGTGTCATCCTCCACGCACTTCAGGGTGGGATCGTGCTATCTGCTTTGGCTGCTTGGGAATTGGGAGCACGAAGCGGATCCATCAGCTCATTCTTGTTCGGTAGTCCCAGCGCGGTATGGAATGTGCTCTACAAGCGTGCCGTCTCCGGTGAATTGTGGAGCGACATCGGTGTAACGAGTTCCGAAGTCATACTCGGGTTTCTGGTCGGGGCCGTCGGCGGCTCCGCGTTGGGGCTGCTGCTGTGGTACTCACAGTTCGTCGCTGATCTCACGGCTCCGTTCATCGCGGCAATCGGCTCGATCCCGGTATTGGCCGTGGCACCCCTGACGATCATCTGGTTCGGCACGGAGATGACCTCCAAAGTGGTGATCGTCGCCTTCTCCTGCGTGGTCGTGAGCCTCACCACCTCGTACAGCGGTGCTCGCCGGACCGACCCTGACCTGGTCAATCTGATGAAGTCCTTCGGGGCCACCCGGTCACAGATCTTCCGCAAGCTCGTCGTGCCCTCGGCGATGTCCTGGGTGGTTTCCGGGCTGAAACTCAACATCGGCTTCGCACTTGTCGGTGCGATCGTCGGCGAATACATCAGTTCCGACGCCGGTGTGGGACACATGATCCTTCGCGGCAGTTCCAACTTCACCATCACCCTCGTCATCGCAGGCATCGCGATCGTGATGGTCATGGTCCTCGTTTTCAACATCCTCGTCGCCGGTCTCGAGCGCATCCTCGGCCGCCACCAGAAGTCCTGA
- a CDS encoding ABC transporter ATP-binding protein, whose protein sequence is MTAPGNFHKVATTAAHEMGLRYMSDMSVVDSFANDLSTERQTPRLEVVGIDKEYPAATGPIQILRGLSLRADRGEFVSIVGPSGCGKSTLFNIITGLVPPTAGSVLVNGEDVTGSTSRHIGYVLQKDLLFPWRTVLENVVLGLEVRGVRKKDARTRARSLFATYKLEGYEDKYPSDLSGGMKQRAALMRTMVTDPDIILMDEAYKALDYPLKIALESELLETARTTGKTVVAVTHDIEEAVTMSDRVYVLKARPGEVVSEFPIDLGTTSTDINERRLAPRFNEFYEKIWRGIGQKPGAA, encoded by the coding sequence GTGACTGCTCCGGGCAACTTTCACAAGGTCGCCACCACGGCAGCACACGAGATGGGATTGCGATATATGAGCGATATGTCGGTAGTTGATTCGTTCGCGAACGATTTGTCCACGGAACGTCAGACGCCAAGATTGGAGGTGGTCGGCATAGACAAGGAGTACCCCGCTGCCACGGGCCCGATCCAGATTCTGCGCGGACTGAGTCTGCGTGCCGATCGAGGCGAGTTCGTCTCCATCGTGGGCCCGAGTGGCTGCGGCAAGTCCACCCTGTTCAACATCATCACCGGCCTGGTTCCCCCGACGGCGGGTTCGGTGTTGGTGAACGGCGAGGACGTCACCGGTTCGACGTCCCGGCACATCGGATACGTCCTGCAGAAGGATCTGCTGTTCCCCTGGAGGACGGTGCTGGAAAATGTCGTCCTCGGCCTTGAGGTCCGCGGTGTCCGCAAGAAAGATGCGCGCACCCGAGCACGCTCCTTGTTCGCCACCTACAAGCTCGAAGGTTATGAGGACAAGTACCCATCAGATCTCTCCGGTGGGATGAAACAGCGTGCGGCACTGATGCGCACGATGGTGACGGACCCCGACATCATCCTCATGGACGAGGCCTACAAGGCGTTGGACTACCCGCTCAAGATAGCGCTGGAAAGCGAGCTGCTAGAAACGGCTCGAACTACCGGAAAGACTGTCGTCGCCGTGACCCACGACATCGAAGAAGCGGTCACCATGTCCGACCGCGTGTATGTACTCAAGGCACGGCCCGGTGAGGTCGTCTCCGAATTTCCGATCGACCTCGGCACCACCAGCACCGACATCAATGAAAGGCGACTGGCACCGCGCTTCAACGAATTCTACGAAAAGATCTGGCGCGGAATCGGTCAGAAGCCGGGTGCAGCATGA
- a CDS encoding CaiB/BaiF CoA transferase family protein, translating to MSLLEGVRVVSFTHFLQGPSATALLADLGATVIKVEPPSGAFERSWSAPDAYLNGESVFFLLGNRNVESVVVDLKDPEWLEVVLRLLDEADVLIESFRPGVMDRLGLGWERLRERNSRLVYCSLSGYGSDGPYKDRPGQDVLLQSMAGIASVTGTADRPPTPVGASLVDQHGAVLGAFGILAALHGRDRTGQGTRVESNLLSAAMDLQIEPLSYFLNGFDGIRSATGISSPYYKSPYGVFATADGYLTLSLNALEKLAELFEDNWFRSIGEQSSYARREEINERVAVHLGKRSTEEWTTLLAAAQMWFAPVNGYAEVVDDPQVNHNGSVIEIQHPRAGAVKLLAHPITYDGQRPGVRSTPPELGGSNRKVLAELGYSTEHIDRLQAKVQK from the coding sequence ATGTCCCTGCTTGAAGGAGTCCGCGTCGTCAGCTTCACACATTTTCTCCAGGGGCCGTCAGCAACGGCGCTCCTTGCTGATCTCGGTGCCACCGTCATCAAGGTGGAACCGCCGAGTGGCGCCTTCGAACGGTCGTGGTCCGCGCCGGACGCCTACCTGAACGGGGAGAGCGTCTTCTTCCTGCTCGGGAACCGCAACGTGGAAAGTGTCGTCGTCGACCTGAAGGATCCGGAGTGGCTCGAGGTGGTGCTCCGCCTGCTGGACGAGGCGGACGTGTTGATCGAGAGCTTCCGTCCCGGGGTCATGGATCGCCTGGGCCTCGGCTGGGAACGGTTGCGTGAGCGGAATTCTCGGCTCGTCTACTGCTCACTGTCGGGATACGGCAGCGATGGCCCGTACAAGGACCGACCCGGGCAGGATGTTCTGCTGCAGTCGATGGCGGGCATTGCGTCGGTCACGGGAACAGCCGACAGACCGCCGACGCCGGTGGGAGCCTCGCTCGTTGATCAACACGGGGCAGTTCTCGGTGCTTTCGGGATCCTGGCCGCTCTGCACGGTCGAGATCGAACCGGGCAGGGAACACGGGTGGAGAGCAACCTGCTGAGTGCTGCGATGGACCTGCAGATCGAACCCCTGTCGTACTTCTTGAACGGATTCGACGGCATCCGAAGTGCGACCGGTATCTCTTCTCCCTACTACAAATCGCCGTACGGGGTTTTCGCCACTGCAGACGGTTACCTGACGTTGTCGCTCAACGCGCTGGAGAAACTGGCGGAACTGTTCGAGGACAACTGGTTTCGGTCGATCGGTGAACAGTCCTCCTATGCGCGCAGGGAAGAAATCAATGAGCGCGTAGCGGTGCATCTGGGGAAGCGTTCGACGGAGGAATGGACGACGCTGCTCGCAGCGGCGCAGATGTGGTTCGCGCCGGTCAACGGCTATGCCGAGGTGGTCGACGACCCGCAGGTCAACCACAACGGTTCGGTGATCGAGATCCAGCATCCCCGGGCAGGTGCGGTGAAGCTGCTAGCGCACCCGATCACTTACGACGGCCAGCGCCCGGGCGTGCGCAGCACGCCACCCGAACTGGGCGGCTCGAATCGCAAAGTACTCGCCGAACTCGGCTACAGCACAGAACACATCGATCGACTTCAGGCAAAGGTGCAGAAATGA
- a CDS encoding enoyl-CoA hydratase/isomerase family protein, which yields MTIQDSVAQKQSEVRIQLDRSVLHVLLDRPRKRNALDLTMIRSISRAIDGRPTDTRVVVISGGAFFSAGADIATYKRGDQGEIGEITRAAGAVIDTMTTAPIPVIAAVEGMALGGGFELAMGADIVVAGESAKLGLPEVALGLIPGWGGTQRLSAQIGIRRAKQIIMLQQTISAEDACTLGLVNEVVPDGTSLNRALEMAHQLAASSATALAATKRLVSGIERNLAYSDERAALMELFGSPDGIEGVTAFVEKRPANFGR from the coding sequence ATGACGATCCAGGACAGCGTCGCTCAGAAGCAGTCCGAGGTTCGGATCCAGCTGGACCGCAGCGTGCTGCACGTCCTGCTGGACCGTCCCCGGAAGCGCAATGCACTCGACCTGACCATGATTCGGTCGATCTCTCGCGCAATCGACGGGCGACCGACGGACACCAGGGTGGTGGTGATCAGCGGCGGTGCGTTCTTCTCCGCCGGCGCGGACATAGCGACGTACAAACGGGGTGACCAAGGCGAGATCGGTGAGATCACCCGCGCGGCAGGCGCGGTGATCGACACGATGACCACGGCGCCGATCCCGGTGATTGCGGCAGTGGAGGGGATGGCCCTGGGCGGCGGATTCGAACTGGCGATGGGTGCCGATATCGTCGTCGCCGGCGAGTCGGCTAAACTCGGGCTTCCCGAGGTGGCGCTGGGTTTGATTCCCGGATGGGGTGGGACGCAAAGGTTGTCAGCCCAGATCGGTATCCGGCGAGCAAAGCAGATCATCATGCTTCAGCAGACGATATCGGCCGAGGACGCCTGCACGCTCGGGCTTGTCAATGAAGTTGTCCCCGACGGCACAAGCCTGAACCGTGCACTGGAGATGGCTCACCAACTCGCGGCATCGTCCGCCACTGCTCTGGCAGCCACCAAGCGCCTCGTTTCCGGGATCGAGCGAAACTTGGCCTACAGCGATGAACGCGCGGCGCTCATGGAGTTGTTCGGTTCGCCGGACGGCATAGAGGGAGTAACCGCCTTCGTCGAGAAGCGGCCCGCCAACTTCGGCCGCTGA